The genomic stretch TGCAAAAGATGCTGAACTTATCAACCAGACAGAGGATATTGTTACATcaaaagaagaagtagaagcacaTGATCAAGTTAACAACACAGAACTTAAAGGTGGAGACATGGATGAGGTATCCACTACACAAAACTTCCTTAATGTTGCCAAGCAGGGAGATCTGTCGCCAAGGCTAATTGAACAAGTAAAATCTGCaggaaagggaaaaaagaaacagTCAAAAGAGATTTCTACTATCCCAGTTAGTGGAGTACAAACAAGGCGAACActgtccaaatcccaaaacatttaaTGGATGCCATTATATGGAATGTAAGGTCAGTAAACACAATGCAAGCTTTTGAAAGGCTGATTACAATGCACAAAAAACATCATTTTGAGTTCATAGGAATCCTTGAGCCTATGCAACAGTCTCACAAAATGGAGAGGTATTGAGCAAGAATTGGTTTGGCACAGGCTGTGGTGAATGTGTCAAACAAGATTTGGGCTTTTATTGATAACATTTTTGAGGTTACTATTTTATATAACATGACTAAACAGCTGACTTTGAGATTAATGCACTCTGAACCACATGTTGAGCTCATCCTTACACTAGTTTATGCCAAATGTGATCGCACTGAAAGAATAGAACTATGGGATACGTTGTATGCAATGGCATCAGATATGACGGTAACTTGGCTAGTTGGAGGCGACTTTAATGTGATATGAGATGAGGAAGAGAAATATGGGGGCTTTCCAGTTTCTCTCATTGAAGTAGATGACTTCAAACACTGCATCACTACCTGCAATTTGACAGACTTGGGTTTTAAAGGAagcatatttacatggtggaatggaagATCAGAGGAGGACTACATTTTTAAAAGATTGGACAGATGTTTTGGCAATAATGAATTGCAACAGACATTTCCTGGATTGGAGATAACTCACCTATCCAAAATTGGGTCTGATCATTGCCCAATGCTGCTGAAATGTGATATAGAAACTCCTCCAATTAAGAAGTCATTCAGATTTCTTAACTTCTGGACAAAGCATGAAACCTTCAAAGATGTAGTAAAGGAGAATTGGAATGCTGATTTTAGTGCTAACCCTTTCTGCATTTTTAACTACaagttaaagaagcttaaacaAGCACTATCTACCTGGAGTAGAGCTACATATGGGGATATATTCCAGAAGATTGCAAGCCTTGAGGAGGTGGTCTTGGTTCATGAAATACAATTTGAAGTCAATCCTACACAGATGAATAGACAAAGATTAAAAC from Nicotiana sylvestris chromosome 12, ASM39365v2, whole genome shotgun sequence encodes the following:
- the LOC138883792 gene encoding uncharacterized protein gives rise to the protein MGYVVCNGIRYDDLGFKGSIFTWWNGRSEEDYIFKRLDRCFGNNELQQTFPGLEITHLSKIGSDHCPMLLKCDIETPPIKKSFRFLNFWTKHETFKDVVKENWNADFSANPFCIFNYKLKKLKQALSTWSRATYGDIFQKIASLEEVVLVHEIQFEVNPTQMNRQRLKQVQAEMIKYLALEEEFWRQKAGMSWFKDGDRNTKFFHAQFNGRRKRLKLSRIQNSLDSDQHERLMALPSDKEVKRAVMGLNRDSAGGLDGFTGAFYQMLGNY